One Helicobacter cetorum MIT 00-7128 DNA window includes the following coding sequences:
- a CDS encoding serine hydroxymethyltransferase: MAYFLEQSDSEIFELIGEELKRQNEHLEMIASENYTFPSVMEAMGSVLTNKYAEGYPNKRYYGGCEVVDKIENLAIERAKKLFNCEFANVQPHSGSQANNAVYHALLKPYDKILGMDLSCGGHLTHGSKVSLTGKHYQSFSYGVGLDGYIDYEEVLKIAKSVKPQIIVCGFSAYPREIDFKKFREIADEVGALLLGDIAHVAGLVVANEHNHPFPYCHVVSSTTHKTLRGPRGGLILTNDEEIATKIDRAIFPGTQGGPLMHVIAAKAIGFKENLKPEFKAYAQLVKSNMQVLAQVLKEKNHKLVSNGTSNHLLLMDFLDKPYSGKDADNALGNAGITVNKNTIPGETRSPFVTSGIRIGSAALSARGMGAKEFEIIGNKISDILNDIDNVSLQLHVKEELKALSAQFPVYSQPIF; the protein is encoded by the coding sequence ATGGCATATTTTTTAGAACAAAGCGATAGCGAGATTTTTGAACTTATTGGCGAAGAATTAAAGCGTCAAAACGAACATTTAGAAATGATAGCAAGCGAGAATTATACCTTTCCTAGTGTTATGGAGGCTATGGGAAGTGTTTTAACCAATAAATACGCCGAAGGCTATCCAAACAAGCGCTACTATGGGGGCTGTGAAGTGGTGGATAAAATAGAAAACCTAGCCATAGAAAGGGCTAAAAAGCTTTTTAATTGTGAGTTTGCTAATGTGCAACCCCATTCAGGCTCACAAGCTAATAACGCTGTCTATCACGCCCTTTTAAAACCTTATGACAAGATTTTAGGCATGGATTTAAGCTGTGGGGGGCATTTAACGCATGGTTCTAAAGTGAGCTTAACCGGTAAGCATTATCAAAGCTTTTCTTATGGCGTAGGTTTAGATGGCTATATTGATTATGAAGAAGTGCTTAAAATTGCTAAAAGTGTTAAGCCCCAAATCATTGTGTGTGGGTTTTCAGCCTATCCAAGAGAGATTGATTTTAAAAAATTCAGAGAAATTGCTGATGAAGTAGGGGCGTTATTACTAGGCGATATAGCCCATGTGGCAGGACTTGTAGTGGCTAATGAGCATAACCACCCTTTTCCTTATTGTCATGTGGTTTCAAGCACCACGCATAAGACTTTAAGAGGGCCTAGAGGGGGGCTTATTTTAACTAATGATGAAGAGATAGCTACTAAGATTGATAGAGCGATTTTTCCGGGAACTCAGGGCGGACCTTTAATGCATGTCATTGCTGCAAAAGCGATAGGGTTTAAAGAGAATTTAAAACCAGAATTTAAAGCTTACGCACAATTAGTAAAATCTAACATGCAAGTTTTAGCTCAAGTTTTAAAAGAAAAAAATCATAAGTTAGTGAGTAATGGCACTTCTAATCATTTGCTTTTAATGGATTTTTTAGACAAACCCTATAGCGGAAAAGACGCTGATAATGCCCTAGGAAATGCCGGAATTACTGTGAATAAAAATACAATCCCGGGTGAAACTCGTAGCCCTTTTGTAACTAGTGGCATAAGAATCGGATCAGCTGCATTAAGTGCAAGGGGCATGGGGGCTAAGGAATTTGAAATCATAGGGAATAAAATATCAGATATTTTAAATGATATTGATAATGTTAGTTTGCAATTACATGTAAAAGAAGAATTAAAGGCTTTAAGTGCACAATTTCCTGTGTATAGCCAACCAATTTTTTAA
- a CDS encoding motility associated factor glycosyltransferase family protein — protein MDFLQALKSFDTAFLEKEISKRFTDNLLFFKSYNPNLFNALNTPFKNYQLLFENNSFNLLHTPTNALSYPKNQMIEIAFNMAHSPLNNPRYSLDNNNLSLNYLQNQNNNKLPLTLKATHKILSFLQTNHAHKHGSLGQKFLPPMMIYGLLDGLFLAILQAKGYMFHSLYLFEENLDLFKISCYFVCYKKLIEHGAKLFIQGFFNPNELKIDFLKRPITHSFLKLEIMPYKSAFNTHMQESIQSYYKQALRGWGSFEDEMLGFNHTLKNLPLYKTLKTKPKKIKAPICVVGNGPSLDLLLDFLKENEQNFIIFSCGTALKPLKKHGIKVDFQIEVERIDYLKEVLKQAPLKDTPLIGANMLNPKAFNLAKEAFLFMRGGSACAYVSPLNIEFSAPFVGNAGVALASLLSDEIYLCALDCAYIKGFKKHAKNSYYENEKEITTTHLMSIESNFKDYQTFSDALFLLSKERIEEALNYYKPKKVYNLSYGAKIKNAQSLKYNDFKPKSFGKKQAITHIKNAFSHPNNPFNDLKTWQKKLFDFKNDFSIHLDTPCKTKKEMFEWVDFLNDFCQTTSAKNPALGILFEGSIAHILQSILIVSLYVEENELIKFVQHSQNTLKQFLKKTCLLLQSYLNKQ, from the coding sequence GTGGATTTTTTACAAGCCTTAAAATCTTTTGATACAGCGTTTTTGGAAAAAGAAATTTCCAAGCGTTTTACAGACAATTTACTCTTTTTTAAATCCTATAACCCTAATCTTTTTAACGCCCTAAACACGCCTTTTAAAAACTATCAATTGTTATTTGAAAATAATAGCTTTAATCTTTTACACACGCCTACTAATGCTTTAAGCTACCCTAAAAACCAAATGATAGAAATCGCTTTTAATATGGCTCATAGCCCCTTAAATAATCCTAGATATTCATTAGATAATAACAACCTTTCTTTAAATTACTTGCAAAATCAAAATAACAATAAGCTTCCACTAACTCTTAAAGCTACGCATAAAATCTTAAGCTTCTTACAAACAAATCATGCTCATAAACACGGCTCTTTAGGACAAAAATTCTTACCCCCTATGATGATTTATGGTTTGTTAGATGGTTTGTTTTTGGCGATTTTACAAGCTAAGGGCTATATGTTTCATTCGCTTTATTTATTTGAAGAAAATTTAGATTTGTTTAAAATCAGTTGCTATTTTGTGTGTTATAAAAAGTTGATTGAGCATGGGGCTAAACTCTTTATCCAAGGATTTTTTAATCCTAATGAATTAAAAATAGACTTTTTGAAACGCCCTATTACGCATTCTTTTTTGAAACTAGAAATCATGCCCTATAAAAGTGCTTTTAACACTCATATGCAAGAAAGTATTCAAAGTTATTACAAGCAAGCCTTAAGGGGGTGGGGAAGTTTTGAAGATGAAATGCTAGGATTTAATCACACGCTTAAAAACCTACCCCTATACAAAACTCTAAAGACTAAACCTAAAAAGATTAAAGCCCCAATTTGTGTGGTAGGTAATGGGCCAAGCCTAGATTTACTCTTAGACTTTTTAAAAGAAAATGAACAAAATTTCATCATTTTTTCATGCGGAACCGCTTTAAAACCCTTAAAAAAGCATGGCATAAAAGTGGATTTTCAAATAGAAGTAGAACGCATAGATTATCTCAAAGAAGTTTTAAAACAAGCCCCCCTAAAAGACACCCCCTTAATCGGAGCTAACATGCTCAATCCTAAAGCCTTTAATTTGGCTAAAGAAGCGTTTTTGTTTATGCGTGGGGGGAGTGCATGTGCATATGTAAGCCCCTTAAATATAGAGTTCAGCGCACCCTTTGTGGGTAATGCTGGAGTAGCTCTAGCTTCTTTACTAAGTGATGAAATCTATTTGTGTGCTTTAGATTGTGCCTATATTAAAGGATTTAAAAAACACGCTAAAAATTCCTATTACGAAAATGAAAAAGAAATCACTACGACGCATTTAATGAGCATAGAAAGTAATTTCAAAGATTATCAAACTTTTAGTGATGCACTCTTTTTACTCTCTAAAGAAAGGATTGAAGAAGCCCTTAATTATTATAAGCCTAAAAAAGTCTATAATTTAAGCTATGGGGCTAAAATCAAAAACGCTCAAAGTTTAAAATACAATGATTTTAAACCTAAAAGTTTTGGCAAAAAACAAGCTATCACTCACATTAAAAATGCCTTTAGCCACCCAAATAATCCCTTTAACGATTTAAAAACTTGGCAAAAAAAACTTTTTGATTTTAAAAACGATTTTTCTATACACCTAGATACGCCATGTAAAACTAAAAAAGAAATGTTTGAATGGGTGGATTTTTTAAATGATTTTTGTCAAACAACAAGTGCTAAAAACCCAGCACTAGGCATTTTATTTGAAGGGAGTATCGCTCATATCTTACAAAGTATCTTAATCGTTTCATTATATGTTGAAGAAAATGAGCTTATTAAATTTGTCCAACACTCTCAAAATACCCTAAAACAATTCCTTAAAAAAACTTGTTTATTGCTACAAAGTTACTTAAATAAGCAATAA
- a CDS encoding apolipoprotein N-acyltransferase → MRFILLHANTFLLACLFVLSVYANALLDLLNLNPYISITLNSLLAPLSVLAFLKTPKKHAFFFGLFVGALLFYWSALSFRYSEFPFLLPLVIILVALVYGVLFYFLLYFENPYFRLLSFLSMSFIHLFNFDWLVSDSFFAYSVFKNDKLSLGLVFIACIFFSTLKPKTYKILGILCLIIALDFNFLKISDLENTNNIQLVSTKTPQNLKFDSNYLKDIENNMLKEIKLAINHKKSLIVFPETAYPTTLENSAFKAELENLSDNIAILTGTLRTQGYNLYNSAFLFSKRSVQITDKVILAPFGESIPLPEFLKKPLEKLFFGESAYLYRSGQNFSDFKLDNLTFRPLICYEGTSKLAYLNSPSKVFIIMSNNAWFSPSIEPTLQRMILKHYARRYHKIILHSANFSASYILSPSLLGDILFRKTL, encoded by the coding sequence ATGCGTTTCATTCTACTTCATGCAAACACTTTTTTACTAGCATGTTTATTTGTTTTGAGTGTGTATGCTAACGCTCTTTTAGATTTATTGAATCTAAACCCCTATATTTCTATCACACTTAATAGCCTACTAGCCCCATTAAGTGTGTTAGCATTTTTAAAAACACCTAAAAAACACGCCTTTTTCTTTGGGCTTTTTGTAGGGGCATTACTCTTTTATTGGAGTGCCTTAAGTTTTCGTTACTCAGAATTTCCCTTTTTACTACCATTAGTTATCATTCTTGTAGCGTTAGTCTATGGAGTGTTGTTTTATTTTTTGCTCTATTTTGAAAACCCTTACTTCAGACTTTTGAGTTTTTTAAGTATGAGTTTTATCCACCTGTTTAATTTTGATTGGTTAGTGTCAGATAGCTTTTTTGCTTATAGTGTGTTTAAAAATGACAAATTATCTTTAGGGCTTGTATTCATAGCTTGCATTTTCTTTAGCACCTTAAAACCTAAAACCTACAAAATCTTAGGAATATTATGCTTGATAATTGCTCTTGATTTCAACTTTTTAAAAATAAGTGATTTAGAAAATACCAATAATATTCAATTGGTCTCTACAAAAACACCCCAAAATTTGAAATTTGATTCAAACTACCTTAAAGATATTGAAAATAACATGCTAAAAGAAATAAAGCTTGCTATTAACCACAAAAAAAGCCTCATCGTATTCCCAGAAACCGCCTACCCCACTACTCTAGAAAACTCCGCTTTTAAAGCTGAGTTAGAAAATTTGAGCGATAATATTGCTATTTTAACAGGCACATTACGCACGCAAGGTTATAATCTCTATAATAGTGCGTTTTTATTTTCTAAAAGAAGCGTTCAAATTACTGACAAGGTCATTCTAGCCCCCTTTGGCGAGAGCATTCCCTTGCCAGAATTTCTTAAAAAACCACTTGAAAAACTCTTTTTTGGCGAGAGTGCTTATTTGTATCGCTCTGGTCAAAATTTTAGTGATTTTAAGCTAGATAATCTAACTTTTCGCCCCTTAATTTGCTATGAAGGCACTTCCAAACTCGCTTATTTAAACAGCCCTTCAAAAGTTTTTATCATTATGAGCAATAATGCGTGGTTTAGCCCAAGCATTGAACCAACCTTACAAAGAATGATTTTAAAACACTATGCAAGGCGTTATCACAAGATTATTTTACATAGTGCGAATTTTTCAGCTTCTTACATTCTAAGCCCAAGTTTATTAGGCGATATTCTTTTTAGGAAAACTTTATGA
- the ppk1 gene encoding polyphosphate kinase 1: MNHFFNRELSWLAFNTRVLNEAKDESLPLLERLKFLAIYGTNLDEFYMIRVAGLKQLYEHKISSKGTDGTTPEEQLEKIERYLALEIEEMELEFQKIQALLSKKGLCIVAYNKLSLTQKTKAKDYFLKQLYPLVLPIKIDSAHNFPPLGNLTFALFAKIKEKKTHNISYALIKLPTFTTRFIELEKGLFVLAEEIIEAHLQDLFLGHEVLECMAFRVTCDADIEIVEDEAHDYAELMSESLRKRNQGEIVRLQTQRGNEELLNTLLASLRSFQTHFHDKLKLSGMHVYESAVMLGLGDLWELVGHTNFKTLKAPDFIPKILPPLNEEDLFNAIEQEDLLLFHPYESFEPIIDLIEQATNDPTTLSIKMTLYRVGKHSPIVKALIEAASKIQVSVLVELKARFDEESNLHWAKALEKAGALVIYGIPKLKVHAKMLVITKQIDGQLCHFTHLSTGNYNPLSARIYTDVSFFSAKNEIANDIIKLFHSLSTSSATESVLDTLSMAPKQIKNKIIALIQDEITHIKEGHIILKANALVDSEIIEWLYKASQKGVKIDLIIRGICCLKPQIKGLSENIRVYSIVGKYLEHARIYYFKHAQPNIYFSSADLMPRNLERRVELLIPATSQAIADKLLRILEIQLQDTLKRYELDSSGNYQKLLNPNTPLNSQDYFENHPLKTL; encoded by the coding sequence TTGAATCATTTTTTTAACCGAGAGCTTTCATGGTTAGCCTTTAATACAAGAGTTTTAAATGAAGCCAAAGATGAAAGCTTACCCCTACTAGAACGACTAAAATTTTTAGCCATTTATGGCACCAATTTAGATGAATTTTATATGATAAGGGTGGCTGGACTTAAGCAACTCTATGAGCATAAAATTTCTTCTAAGGGCACTGATGGCACGACCCCTGAAGAGCAATTAGAAAAAATAGAACGCTACCTAGCGCTTGAAATTGAAGAAATGGAATTAGAATTTCAAAAAATTCAAGCCTTGCTATCTAAAAAAGGGCTTTGCATAGTTGCTTATAATAAACTTAGCCTTACGCAAAAAACTAAAGCTAAGGATTATTTTTTAAAGCAATTATACCCATTGGTGTTGCCTATTAAAATTGATTCAGCACACAATTTCCCCCCTCTAGGCAATCTAACTTTTGCTCTTTTTGCTAAAATCAAAGAAAAAAAGACTCACAATATCTCTTATGCACTCATTAAATTACCAACTTTTACGACTCGTTTTATTGAATTAGAAAAAGGTCTTTTTGTATTAGCCGAAGAGATTATAGAGGCGCACTTACAAGATTTGTTTTTAGGGCATGAAGTTTTAGAGTGCATGGCTTTTAGAGTAACTTGTGATGCAGATATTGAAATTGTAGAAGATGAGGCGCATGATTATGCAGAACTTATGAGTGAAAGCTTAAGGAAACGCAATCAAGGCGAAATCGTGCGCTTACAAACCCAACGAGGCAATGAAGAACTTTTAAATACCCTACTAGCATCTTTAAGGAGTTTTCAAACCCACTTTCATGACAAGCTCAAACTCTCTGGAATGCATGTATATGAAAGCGCTGTTATGCTAGGCTTAGGAGACTTATGGGAATTAGTGGGGCATACCAATTTTAAAACCTTAAAAGCACCCGATTTTATCCCAAAAATCTTACCCCCACTCAATGAGGAAGATTTATTTAATGCTATAGAGCAAGAAGATTTATTACTTTTTCACCCCTATGAGAGTTTTGAACCCATAATTGATTTGATAGAACAAGCCACTAATGACCCAACAACTCTTTCTATTAAAATGACTCTTTATCGTGTAGGCAAGCATTCACCCATTGTCAAAGCCTTAATTGAGGCGGCAAGCAAGATTCAAGTAAGCGTTTTAGTAGAATTAAAAGCTCGCTTTGATGAAGAAAGTAATTTGCATTGGGCAAAGGCTTTAGAAAAGGCGGGGGCATTAGTTATTTATGGCATTCCAAAACTTAAAGTGCATGCTAAAATGCTTGTTATTACCAAACAAATTGATGGACAATTATGCCATTTCACCCATTTAAGCACGGGCAATTACAACCCTTTGAGCGCAAGAATTTATACCGATGTGAGTTTTTTTAGTGCTAAAAATGAAATCGCTAATGATATTATCAAACTCTTTCACTCACTTTCAACTAGCAGTGCCACAGAAAGCGTTTTAGATACTCTAAGCATGGCACCCAAACAGATTAAAAATAAGATTATTGCACTCATTCAAGATGAAATCACTCACATAAAAGAAGGGCATATCATCTTAAAAGCTAACGCCCTAGTGGATAGCGAGATTATTGAATGGCTTTATAAAGCGTCTCAAAAAGGAGTTAAAATTGATTTAATCATTAGAGGGATTTGTTGTTTAAAGCCTCAAATAAAAGGACTAAGCGAAAACATTAGAGTGTATTCAATCGTAGGTAAATATTTAGAGCATGCTAGAATTTATTACTTCAAACATGCGCAACCTAATATTTACTTTTCTAGTGCGGACTTAATGCCAAGAAATTTAGAAAGGCGTGTGGAATTACTCATTCCAGCTACAAGTCAAGCAATTGCTGATAAATTATTACGCATTTTAGAAATCCAACTACAAGACACTTTGAAACGCTATGAGTTGGATTCAAGCGGGAATTATCAAAAGCTCTTAAACCCAAACACCCCTTTAAATTCGCAAGATTATTTTGAAAATCACCCTCTTAAAACTTTATAA
- a CDS encoding DUF1882 domain-containing protein has translation MTEMELKLIKIDTSHYFEKKPGLGEKITHIGRSFYNKFQRVDAMLTSSLIQKHFRKEITIAHNLILRNNKVENIVFDYNGRNPERFYHKAQLLLREEGFMNFTAYNTKTPGHLHLYVHKGHTELSEGERLVKTLSMKLAQGMPNEWKVFPNRDIPKEFNILALPYEVFAKERGSSWAKHL, from the coding sequence ATGACAGAAATGGAACTCAAACTTATCAAAATAGACACGAGCCACTATTTTGAAAAAAAGCCGGGCTTAGGCGAGAAAATAACTCATATTGGACGCTCTTTTTACAATAAGTTTCAAAGAGTTGATGCTATGCTTACAAGCTCTCTCATTCAAAAGCATTTTAGAAAGGAAATTACTATTGCGCATAATTTAATTTTACGCAATAATAAGGTTGAAAATATCGTGTTTGATTATAATGGTCGCAATCCAGAGCGCTTTTATCATAAGGCGCAGTTGTTGCTCCGTGAAGAAGGCTTTATGAATTTTACCGCTTATAACACTAAGACCCCTGGTCATTTGCATTTGTATGTGCATAAGGGGCATACAGAACTTAGCGAGGGTGAAAGATTGGTTAAAACTTTGTCTATGAAATTAGCTCAAGGCATGCCTAATGAGTGGAAAGTTTTTCCTAATAGGGATATACCAAAAGAGTTTAATATTTTAGCATTGCCTTATGAAGTCTTTGCCAAAGAGCGAGGGAGTTCTTGGGCAAAGCATTTATAA
- the lysS gene encoding lysine--tRNA ligase, with protein MFSNQYIQQRINKANSLREEGKNPYKNGLKRSLKNNAFLEKYAYVKDLEEPKDKEKCESIVGRVKLLRLMGKACFIKIEDESATLQAYISQNELNDEFKSLKKHLEVGDIVFVKGFPFATKTGELSIHALEFHILSKAIVPLPEKFHGLSDVELRYRQRYLDLIVNPEVKEVFKKRSLIVSSVRKFFETEGFLEVETPMMHPIPGGANARPFVTYHNALEIERYLRIAPELYLKRLIVGGFEAVFEINRNFRNEGMDHSHNPEFTMIEFYWAYHTYEDLIELSKRLFDYLLKTLNLTSKIIYNDMEVDFNQTCVISYLDALEKIGGISRDILEKEDKLLVYLLEKGIQVENHLTYGKLLAEAFDNFVEHKLINPTFVTEYPIEISPLARRNDNNPNIADRFELFIAGREIANGFSELNDPLDQLERFKAQVAEKEKGDEEAQYMDEDYVWALAHAMPPTAGQGIGIDRLVMLLTGAKSIKDVILFPAMRPVKNDFNVESEE; from the coding sequence ATGTTTTCTAATCAATACATTCAACAACGCATAAATAAAGCTAATAGCTTAAGAGAAGAAGGGAAAAACCCTTATAAAAACGGCTTGAAGCGAAGCCTTAAAAACAATGCTTTTTTAGAAAAATACGCTTATGTTAAAGATTTAGAAGAGCCTAAAGACAAAGAAAAATGCGAGAGTATTGTAGGTAGAGTCAAACTCTTGCGTTTAATGGGTAAGGCATGTTTTATTAAGATTGAAGATGAAAGCGCGACTTTACAAGCTTATATTTCACAAAATGAATTAAACGATGAGTTTAAGAGCTTGAAAAAGCATTTAGAAGTGGGCGATATTGTGTTTGTAAAGGGTTTTCCTTTTGCTACAAAAACGGGCGAATTAAGCATTCATGCCCTAGAGTTTCACATTTTAAGCAAAGCCATTGTGCCATTACCGGAGAAGTTTCATGGGCTTAGTGATGTAGAGTTGCGTTACCGTCAGCGATACTTGGATTTAATCGTTAATCCTGAAGTTAAAGAGGTGTTTAAAAAGCGTAGTTTGATTGTCTCAAGCGTGCGTAAATTTTTTGAAACAGAAGGTTTTTTAGAAGTAGAAACCCCTATGATGCACCCAATACCCGGCGGAGCGAATGCAAGACCTTTTGTAACTTATCACAACGCTTTAGAAATTGAAAGGTATTTAAGAATTGCTCCAGAATTGTATCTCAAACGCCTTATTGTAGGGGGTTTTGAAGCGGTGTTTGAAATCAATCGTAATTTTAGAAATGAAGGCATGGACCATAGCCATAACCCCGAATTTACGATGATTGAATTTTATTGGGCGTATCACACTTATGAAGACTTAATTGAATTAAGCAAGAGATTGTTTGATTACTTGCTAAAGACCTTAAATTTAACTTCAAAAATTATCTACAACGACATGGAAGTGGATTTTAATCAAACTTGCGTGATTTCTTATTTGGACGCTTTAGAAAAAATTGGAGGCATTAGTAGAGATATTTTAGAAAAAGAAGACAAGCTTTTAGTTTATTTGTTAGAAAAAGGTATTCAAGTAGAGAATCATCTAACTTATGGCAAATTGCTCGCTGAGGCGTTTGATAATTTTGTAGAGCATAAACTCATTAACCCCACTTTTGTAACAGAGTATCCTATTGAGATTAGCCCACTAGCTAGACGCAATGATAATAATCCTAATATTGCTGATAGGTTTGAATTGTTTATCGCTGGGCGAGAGATTGCTAATGGCTTTAGCGAACTTAATGACCCCTTAGACCAATTAGAGCGTTTTAAGGCTCAAGTGGCTGAAAAAGAAAAGGGCGATGAAGAGGCGCAATATATGGACGAAGATTATGTGTGGGCATTAGCGCATGCAATGCCCCCAACTGCAGGACAAGGCATAGGTATTGATAGATTAGTGATGTTATTAACCGGAGCTAAAAGCATTAAAGATGTGATTTTGTTTCCGGCTATGCGTCCTGTTAAAAATGATTTTAATGTTGAGAGTGAAGAATAA
- a CDS encoding ABC transporter ATP-binding protein has product MIRATNISHAFEKPLYSGVDLHIKPKESLAILGISGSGKSTLLNHLATMLKPNSGIISLLEYEDIYALNSKKLLELRRYKIGIVFQAHYLFKGFNALENLQVASIMSKQSINHTLLEKLGIAHTLKQGVGELSGGQQQRLSIARMLSKKPKIIIADEPTGNLDTTTANQVISILQNYIVEEEGALVLATHDENLAFTCSQVYRLEKEVLIKEK; this is encoded by the coding sequence ATGATTAGAGCAACTAACATCTCTCACGCCTTTGAAAAACCCCTTTATAGTGGCGTGGATTTACACATTAAACCTAAAGAAAGCCTAGCGATTTTAGGCATAAGTGGGAGTGGCAAAAGCACTCTTTTAAATCATCTAGCCACCATGCTAAAACCAAATAGCGGGATAATTAGTTTATTAGAATATGAAGATATTTATGCCTTAAATTCAAAAAAACTTTTAGAATTAAGACGCTACAAAATAGGCATCGTGTTTCAAGCCCATTATCTTTTTAAAGGGTTTAATGCTCTAGAAAATTTACAAGTCGCTTCAATTATGTCTAAACAAAGTATTAATCACACTCTTTTAGAAAAATTAGGCATAGCCCACACTCTCAAACAAGGCGTGGGTGAATTAAGTGGCGGACAGCAACAACGCCTAAGCATTGCTAGAATGCTCTCTAAAAAACCAAAAATCATTATCGCTGATGAACCCACTGGAAATTTGGATACCACTACCGCTAATCAAGTTATTAGCATTCTACAAAACTACATTGTAGAAGAAGAAGGGGCGTTAGTTTTAGCCACGCATGATGAAAATTTGGCTTTCACTTGCTCGCAAGTCTATCGCTTAGAAAAAGAAGTTCTGATTAAGGAAAAATAA
- the pseI gene encoding pseudaminic acid synthase, which yields MLKYPKIVAELSANHNQDLNLAKESICAIKESGADFVKLQTYTPDCMTLKENPFIIQGTLWNKESLYELYQKASTPLEWHAELFELARKLDLGIFSSPFSLKALELLESLDCAMYKIASFEIADLELIEKVARTQKPIILSSGIATLTELQDAITLCREVNHFDITLLKCVSAYPSKLEDAHLLSMVKLGEKFGVKFGLSDHTIGSLCPILATTLGASMIEKHFILNKSIQTPDSAFSMDFNEFKNMVKEIKQSVLALGKEELEIDKETLEKRRIFARSLFVIKDIQKGEAFTSENIKALRPNLGLHPKFYKEILGKKATKFLKANTPLQASDIEQ from the coding sequence ATGTTAAAGTATCCTAAAATTGTTGCTGAGTTGAGTGCTAATCATAACCAAGATTTAAATCTTGCTAAAGAAAGTATTTGTGCCATTAAAGAAAGTGGTGCAGATTTTGTCAAGCTCCAAACCTACACGCCAGATTGTATGACCTTAAAGGAAAACCCCTTCATCATTCAAGGCACTTTATGGAATAAAGAAAGCTTGTATGAATTGTATCAAAAGGCTTCTACGCCCCTAGAGTGGCATGCTGAATTGTTTGAGTTGGCTAGAAAGCTTGATTTAGGAATTTTTAGCTCACCTTTTAGTTTAAAAGCCTTAGAACTTTTAGAGAGCTTAGATTGTGCTATGTATAAAATCGCTAGTTTTGAAATTGCCGATTTAGAATTGATTGAAAAAGTCGCACGCACACAAAAACCCATTATTCTTTCTAGTGGCATCGCTACACTTACTGAATTACAAGACGCCATTACTTTGTGTAGAGAAGTCAATCATTTTGACATCACGCTTTTAAAATGCGTGAGTGCTTATCCTAGCAAACTAGAAGACGCTCATCTTTTAAGCATGGTTAAATTAGGCGAAAAATTTGGCGTAAAATTTGGTTTGAGCGACCATACTATCGGCTCACTTTGTCCTATTCTAGCCACCACTCTAGGTGCGAGTATGATAGAAAAGCATTTCATTTTAAACAAATCTATACAAACTCCAGATAGTGCCTTTAGCATGGATTTTAACGAATTTAAAAACATGGTTAAAGAAATCAAACAAAGCGTCTTAGCCCTAGGAAAAGAAGAGTTAGAAATTGATAAGGAGACTTTAGAGAAACGAAGAATCTTTGCTCGCTCTTTATTTGTGATTAAAGATATTCAAAAAGGCGAAGCTTTTACTAGCGAAAACATCAAAGCCTTACGCCCAAATCTTGGCCTACACCCCAAATTTTACAAAGAAATTTTAGGCAAAAAAGCAACAAAATTTTTAAAAGCTAACACTCCCTTACAAGCTAGTGATATAGAGCAATGA